A stretch of the Malus domestica chromosome 08, GDT2T_hap1 genome encodes the following:
- the LOC103440567 gene encoding probable monogalactosyldiacylglycerol synthase, chloroplastic: MHNPSVATQEPSPVYDLVSQLGRFAFSSGPHSSSGSDGHSSFLSNFLYFDAFGGASVAGKKPKVGVSASLSLSSRGGLGIWRSVTEFNRAIRFHCDKFPIGFASVRVGSGDGNGNGSDNGVGDNNNVLVEDGGGVNDNGIALNGVKVERPKKVLILMSDTGGGHRASAEAIKAAFNEEFGDEYQVFVTDLWSDHTPWPFNQLPRSYNFLVKHGPLWKMTYYGTAPRLVHQSNFAATSTFIAREVAKGLMKYQPDIIISVHPLMQHVPLRVLRGRGLLKKIVFTTVVTDLSTCHPTWFHKLVTRCYCPTNEVAKRALKAGLQPSQIKVYGLPVRPSFVKPVRPKAELRRELGMEEDLPAVLLMGGGEGMGPIEATAQELGDALYDENLGEPVGQVLVICGRNKKLANKLLSINWKIPVQVKGFVTKMEECMGACDCIITKAGPGTIAEAMIRGLPIILNDYIAGQEVGNVPYVVENGCGKYSKSPKEIARIVADWFGPKADELKAMSENALKLAKPDSVFKIVHDLHELVRQRSLVPQLCTT; this comes from the exons ATGCATAACCCTTCAGTCGCAACCCAGGAACCCAGTCCGGTCTACGACCTCGTTTCGCAATTGGGTCGGTTCGCCTTCAGCTCAGGGCCTCATAGCAGCTCCGGTTCTGATGGTCACTCCTCGTTTTTGTCCAATTTCTTGTATTTCGACGCCTTTGGGGGTGCTTCAGTTGCCGGGAAGAAGCCCAAGGTCGGCGTTTCAGCTTCACTGAGCTTGAGCAGTCGCGGCGGTTTGGGAATTTGGAGGAGTGTGACGGAGTTTAATCGGGCTATACGGTTCCACTGTGACAAATTCCCAATTGGGTTTGCTTCTGTTCGCGTCGGGTCTGGGGACGGAAATGGAAATGGGTCGGATAACGGCGTTGGAGACAATAACAATGTGTTGGTAGAAGATGGAGGCGGAGTTAACGATAATGGGATTGCGTTGAATGGTGTGAAGGTGGAGAGACCCAAGAaagttttgattttgatgagtGACACCGGCGGCGGCCACCGTGCTTCTGCGGAGGCGATTAAGGCGGCGTTTAATGAGGAATTTGGTGATGAATATCAG GTGTTTGTTACTGACTTATGGTCGGATCATACGCCTTGGCCATTTAATCAACTTCCCAGGAGCTATAATTTCTTGGTGAAACACGGGCCGTTATGGAAAATGACATATTATGGGACTGCTCCGCGGCTGGTGCATCAATCTAATTTTGCAGCAACTTCTACGTTTATAGCTCG GGAGGTTGCAAAAGGACTGATGAAATACCAGCCGGATATTATCATCAGTGTGCATCCGCTGATGCAACATGTACCACTTCGTGTCTTGAGGGGAAGGGGTCTATTGAAGAAGATAGTCTTTACCACAGTTGTCACGGATTTAAGTACTTGTCATCCTACATG GTTTCATAAGCTTGTAACGAGATGCTATTGCCCAACAAATGAGGTCGCAAAGAGGGCATTGAAAGCTGGACTCCAGCCTTCCCAAATCAAGGTTTATGGCCTCCCTGTGCGGCCTAGCTTTGTCAAGCCTGTGCGACCAAAG GCTGAACTTCGGAGAGAACTAGGAATGGAGGAGGATCTTCCCGCTGTGTTGCTCatgggaggaggagaaggaatggGTCCTATCGAAGCTACAGCTCAGGAACTTGGGGATGCATTATATGACGAGAATCTTGGGGAGCCTGTAGGTCAGGTCCTTGTCATATGTGGTCGCAACAAAAAGCTTGCAAACAAGTTGCTTTCTATCAACTGGAAGATCCCGGTCCAG GTGAAGGGGTTTGTTACTAAAATGGAAGAATGCATGGGAGCTTGCGATTGCATTATTACGAAG GCCGGTCCGGGGACTATTGCAGAAGCCATGATAAGAGGCCTCCCGATTATTCTGAACGATTACATTGCCGGACAG GAAGTTGGGAATGTACCATATGTCGTTGAAAACGGGTGCGGAAAATATTCTAAATCTCCGAAAGAGATAGCAAGGATCGTCGCTGATTGGTTTGGTCCGAAAGCAGATGAGCTAAAGGCCATGTCGGAAAATGCACTGAAGCTGGCAAAGCCTGATTCCGTGTTCAAGATTGTTCATGATCTTCACGAGCTCGTTAGACAACGAAGCCTTGTACCGCAATTATGTACAACCTAA